From the genome of Bordetella sp. H567, one region includes:
- a CDS encoding DUF488 domain-containing protein: MPQSRPSAMPAKHTAPAIEIQRAYDSKPGGTAYRVLVDRFWPRGLRKADLQPDAWARDLAPTSALIKWFGHQPDRWAEFRERYMDELSAPESKDALAGLLAAAEGRDVILLYGARDDEHNQAVVLREVLQGIKGQGAGKAARAKK, translated from the coding sequence GTGCCTCAATCTCGTCCGTCAGCCATGCCAGCAAAACACACTGCCCCAGCCATCGAGATCCAGCGTGCCTACGACTCCAAGCCCGGCGGTACGGCTTACCGTGTACTGGTGGATCGTTTCTGGCCCCGTGGGTTGCGGAAGGCGGATCTGCAGCCGGATGCCTGGGCCAGGGATCTCGCGCCCACGTCGGCGCTGATCAAATGGTTTGGCCATCAGCCGGACCGCTGGGCAGAATTTCGCGAGCGGTATATGGATGAGCTTTCCGCGCCGGAATCGAAGGACGCCTTGGCGGGTTTGCTTGCCGCGGCGGAAGGCCGCGATGTGATCCTGCTCTACGGTGCGCGCGATGATGAACACAACCAGGCGGTGGTGTTGCGCGAGGTCCTGCAGGGCATAAAGGGGCAGGGCGCCGGCAAAGCCGCACGCGCCAAGAAATAG
- a CDS encoding SMP-30/gluconolactonase/LRE family protein encodes MWEPTQRYPDPAVRSLTPAFNALHLPLAAVERIATGSRWAEGPVWFGDGRYLLWSDIPNDRIMRWDEATGQVGVFRGPSNNANGNTRDRQGRLITCEHGGRRVTRTEYDGRITVLADTYEGKRLNSPNDVVVKSDGSIWFTDPPFGIVGYYQGEKAEQELPANVYRLDPDSGRLDVVADDVNGPNGLAFSPDESKLYVIESRARPRTIRAFDVTAQGSRLANSRVLVDAGPGTPDGFRVDIHGNLWCGWGMGTPERDGVRVFSPEGEPIGHIGLPERCANLCFGGKHRNRLFMASCTSIYSLYVNTQGVAGG; translated from the coding sequence ATGTGGGAACCCACGCAACGCTATCCCGATCCGGCCGTGCGCAGCTTGACGCCGGCCTTCAACGCCTTGCATCTGCCGCTCGCGGCGGTGGAACGCATTGCCACCGGCAGCCGTTGGGCCGAAGGCCCGGTCTGGTTCGGCGACGGCCGCTACCTGCTCTGGAGCGATATCCCCAACGACCGCATCATGCGCTGGGACGAAGCCACCGGACAGGTCGGGGTTTTTCGCGGGCCGTCGAATAATGCCAATGGCAATACACGCGATCGCCAAGGCAGGCTGATCACCTGCGAGCACGGCGGCCGGCGCGTCACGCGCACCGAATACGACGGCCGCATCACCGTGCTGGCCGATACCTACGAAGGCAAGCGCCTGAATTCACCGAACGACGTGGTGGTGAAGTCCGACGGATCGATCTGGTTCACCGACCCGCCCTTCGGCATCGTGGGCTACTACCAGGGTGAGAAGGCAGAGCAGGAACTGCCCGCCAACGTCTATCGCCTGGATCCGGACAGCGGCCGCCTTGACGTCGTGGCCGATGACGTCAACGGCCCGAACGGCCTGGCGTTTTCCCCCGACGAATCCAAGCTATACGTGATCGAGTCGCGCGCGCGGCCGCGTACCATCCGGGCATTCGATGTCACCGCGCAAGGTAGCCGGTTGGCGAATAGCCGCGTCCTGGTTGACGCAGGACCGGGCACGCCGGACGGCTTTCGCGTCGACATCCACGGAAACCTGTGGTGCGGCTGGGGCATGGGCACGCCGGAGCGGGACGGCGTCCGCGTGTTTTCCCCGGAGGGCGAGCCAATCGGCCACATCGGCCTGCCGGAGCGCTGCGCCAACCTGTGCTTCGGCGGCAAGCACCGGAACCGGCTGTTCATGGCCTCCTGCACGTCCATTTACTCCCTGTACGTCAATACCCAGGGCGTGGCGGGCGGTTAA
- a CDS encoding amidohydrolase family protein — protein sequence MAQQAAKQDSPNGARPGAKGEQQGAQSSAQQGAQAEDIWDSHFHVFGPWDRYPLPPNPSYRPAEAPFDTLRALHTRMGVTRGVIVHGANYGDDHSAMLGALIASRGAYRGIAIIDPDIPEATLRTMHDAGVRGIRFNVLAHLSGGAPRIDAGRMRAAIARVVPYGWHAVIHAGPDDTIAVLEALDGCGVPVVVDHMARLPADGGLQTAAGQALLRWLASPDVWIKVSGADRVTAGQPDRAIALMRALIAAAPDRVLWGSDWPHVNIQYATPDDGGLLDLARQACGDAATLRALLTTNPARLYA from the coding sequence ATGGCACAACAAGCCGCTAAACAGGATTCGCCGAACGGCGCGCGACCAGGCGCGAAAGGCGAGCAACAAGGCGCACAATCAAGCGCACAACAGGGCGCGCAAGCCGAAGACATCTGGGACAGCCATTTCCATGTCTTCGGCCCGTGGGACAGGTATCCCCTGCCGCCCAACCCCTCCTACCGCCCCGCCGAGGCGCCTTTCGACACGCTGCGCGCCCTGCACACCCGCATGGGCGTGACCCGCGGCGTGATCGTCCATGGCGCGAACTATGGCGACGATCATTCGGCGATGCTCGGCGCATTGATCGCCAGCCGCGGCGCCTACCGCGGGATCGCGATCATCGATCCCGATATTCCAGAGGCCACGCTGCGCACCATGCACGATGCGGGCGTGCGCGGCATCCGGTTCAACGTGCTGGCGCATTTGAGCGGCGGCGCCCCGCGCATCGATGCGGGGCGCATGCGCGCCGCCATTGCCCGTGTGGTTCCTTATGGCTGGCATGCCGTCATCCATGCCGGGCCGGACGACACCATCGCCGTCCTGGAAGCGCTGGATGGCTGCGGCGTGCCCGTGGTGGTGGATCACATGGCGCGCCTGCCGGCGGACGGCGGGCTGCAAACCGCAGCGGGACAGGCGCTGCTGCGCTGGCTGGCGTCGCCGGACGTCTGGATCAAGGTCTCCGGCGCGGACCGCGTGACCGCCGGGCAACCGGATCGCGCCATCGCGCTGATGCGGGCCTTGATCGCCGCCGCGCCAGACCGCGTGCTGTGGGGCAGCGATTGGCCTCATGTGAACATCCAATACGCGACGCCGGACGACGGCGGGCTGCTGGACTTGGCGCGGCAAGCCTGTGGCGATGCCGCCACACTACGGGCGCTGCTGACCACCAATCCGGCGCGGCTGTACGCCTGA
- a CDS encoding LysR substrate-binding domain-containing protein yields the protein MDSKSLRYFLAVAEELHYGRAAQRLHISQPPLTKHIQQLEARLGVALFDRNKRSVRLTPAGLTLVEEARRLLAQSELSMRAVQRSALGDTGRVRIGFVAAVLFMGVEAAFRRIDREASGIDSIWEEMGSSEQLQALQQDRIDLGFGQISHGAAGMGFHRVASDPLVVAMPQSHPLASRRRVPLARLTGDPFILIPRQSAPTFHDLTIAACMQAGFSPNIRHYAMHLVSVVSLVAMGRGVSLVPRAFARAGLPGVVFRPIDGVKAHAEYSVVWNPRNNLPILPRVLALLGVPDTSIRV from the coding sequence ATGGATTCCAAGTCCCTACGCTATTTTCTCGCGGTCGCGGAAGAACTGCACTACGGCAGGGCGGCGCAACGCCTGCATATATCCCAACCGCCGCTGACCAAGCATATCCAGCAGCTGGAGGCGCGCCTGGGCGTGGCGCTGTTCGATCGCAACAAGCGCAGCGTGCGTCTGACGCCCGCCGGCCTCACGCTGGTGGAAGAGGCCCGGCGGCTGCTGGCGCAAAGCGAGCTTTCCATGCGCGCGGTGCAGCGCAGTGCCCTGGGGGACACCGGCCGCGTCCGCATCGGTTTCGTCGCGGCGGTGCTGTTCATGGGCGTGGAGGCCGCCTTCCGGCGCATCGATCGAGAGGCCTCCGGCATCGACAGCATATGGGAAGAAATGGGATCCTCCGAACAGCTGCAAGCCTTGCAGCAGGATCGCATCGACCTGGGCTTCGGACAGATTTCGCATGGCGCGGCCGGGATGGGTTTCCATCGGGTGGCCAGCGACCCCCTGGTGGTTGCCATGCCGCAGTCTCATCCCCTGGCGTCGCGGCGCCGGGTGCCGCTGGCCCGCCTCACCGGAGACCCCTTCATCCTGATACCGCGCCAGAGCGCGCCCACTTTCCATGACCTGACCATCGCGGCCTGCATGCAGGCCGGCTTCAGTCCCAACATCCGCCACTACGCCATGCATCTGGTCTCGGTGGTCAGCCTGGTCGCAATGGGCCGCGGCGTTTCACTCGTCCCCCGCGCCTTCGCCCGCGCCGGCCTGCCGGGTGTCGTGTTCCGCCCCATCGACGGCGTCAAGGCCCATGCCGAATATTCGGTGGTCTGGAACCCACGGAACAATTTGCCGATATTGCCGCGCGTGCTGGCGTTGCTTGGGGTGCCCGACACCTCCATTCGCGTTTAG
- a CDS encoding LysR family transcriptional regulator: MRKLSLPQMEALLAIAKYGSFHAAARRMHVTQPTISMRVRELETALGTRLFARAGRGVTLTPSGMLAVRYAERSLGLLEELEARLGNGTPLNGTLRLGSSETIAMTSLPEIVRQLEGRYPGLQIDITVANSFTLHDLLATGKLDICLLTHPGASRVVRLEPIALAQVGWLGSERRLRAGTTFSPSRLAGQSILSVPPPSPLHEMLVEWCLKENAPPPALNTCSSLSIIAGLVRAGIAISLLPICVLSNEIEQGSVICYPQRRGFEPLRICAAFPRMAAGNDLDSVARIAADVLTKHPSFAPISPR; encoded by the coding sequence ATGAGAAAACTGTCCCTCCCTCAAATGGAAGCGTTGTTGGCCATCGCGAAATATGGCTCGTTTCACGCCGCTGCCCGTCGCATGCATGTGACGCAGCCGACCATCTCGATGCGGGTCCGGGAACTGGAAACCGCCCTGGGAACGCGGCTCTTCGCCCGCGCAGGACGTGGGGTAACGCTAACGCCATCCGGCATGCTGGCGGTACGCTACGCCGAACGTTCGCTTGGTCTGCTGGAGGAGTTGGAAGCCAGGCTGGGAAACGGAACACCGTTAAACGGAACGCTTCGCCTCGGATCGTCGGAAACGATCGCCATGACCAGCTTGCCCGAGATAGTGCGGCAACTCGAAGGCCGCTATCCCGGCTTGCAGATCGATATCACGGTCGCCAATAGCTTCACGCTTCATGATCTACTGGCGACCGGCAAGCTCGATATATGCCTGCTCACACACCCAGGGGCGAGCCGAGTGGTACGTCTGGAGCCCATTGCGCTGGCACAGGTAGGATGGTTGGGGTCCGAACGACGCTTGCGGGCAGGCACGACTTTCTCGCCTTCCCGCTTGGCAGGTCAAAGCATCTTGAGCGTGCCGCCGCCCTCACCTCTGCACGAAATGCTGGTGGAATGGTGCCTGAAGGAGAACGCGCCTCCACCCGCATTGAACACATGTAGCAGCCTCTCGATTATCGCCGGCCTAGTCCGCGCTGGAATAGCGATCAGCCTGCTGCCCATATGCGTGCTGTCCAATGAGATCGAACAGGGCTCTGTCATATGCTACCCACAGCGCCGCGGCTTCGAACCTTTGAGGATATGTGCAGCTTTCCCGCGCATGGCGGCCGGAAACGACCTGGACAGCGTCGCCCGTATCGCCGCCGACGTCCTGACAAAACACCCTAGCTTCGCGCCAATATCCCCGCGCTAA
- a CDS encoding carboxymuconolactone decarboxylase family protein produces the protein MARIQPLQPGQMNAEQKRIHDLIASGPRGRVRGPLAVWLHRPALAEPAQALGRYCRYETSLPARLSEWAILILARHWRSEFEWWAHKQLALKAGLAESMIDALRDDKPIPYVNDDEILVHEFLTTLHAQRHIPDALYERATVVLGETGIIDLVGIAGYYSLVSMTLNVFEVMPPEGEPIEMGPHTQSK, from the coding sequence ATGGCACGCATACAACCGCTGCAGCCCGGCCAGATGAACGCCGAGCAGAAGCGCATTCACGACCTCATCGCAAGCGGCCCGCGTGGCCGCGTCCGCGGCCCCCTGGCCGTTTGGCTGCACCGGCCCGCGCTGGCCGAGCCGGCGCAAGCGCTGGGCCGCTACTGCCGCTACGAAACCAGCCTGCCGGCCCGGCTGTCCGAATGGGCGATCCTGATCCTGGCCCGGCACTGGCGCTCCGAATTCGAATGGTGGGCACACAAGCAGCTGGCGTTGAAGGCGGGGCTGGCCGAATCCATGATCGATGCGCTGCGCGACGATAAGCCCATCCCCTACGTCAACGACGACGAAATCCTGGTCCACGAATTCCTGACGACGCTGCATGCCCAGCGCCATATTCCCGATGCGCTCTACGAGCGGGCCACCGTGGTCCTGGGCGAGACGGGCATCATCGATCTGGTCGGCATCGCCGGCTATTACTCGCTGGTGTCGATGACCCTGAATGTGTTCGAGGTCATGCCGCCCGAGGGCGAGCCGATCGAAATGGGCCCGCATACGCAATCCAAGTAA
- a CDS encoding SDR family NAD(P)-dependent oxidoreductase — MSGRLQDKVAIVVGAGCVGPGWGNGRAVAVRFAQEGARIFAVDKNADAMTETLERIRADGGDVTPWTCDVTRDDEVAAMVEACRKQYGRVDILVNNVGGSAKGGPVTLSEEVWDAQIAFNLKSVFLTCKHVLPLMEAQGGGAIVNTASTSGIRWTGSAQVGYASAKAGVIQFSRVVAVEYAKKNIRVNTVIPGQMHTPMVEVRLAKQRAGGDVGTLLQQRQSRIPLNFMGDGRDTANAALFLASEEARFITGAEIVVDGGMSVRCD; from the coding sequence ATGAGCGGAAGACTGCAAGACAAAGTGGCCATCGTGGTCGGCGCGGGATGTGTCGGCCCGGGCTGGGGCAACGGGCGCGCCGTCGCGGTGCGTTTCGCGCAGGAAGGCGCGCGTATTTTCGCGGTGGACAAGAACGCCGACGCAATGACGGAAACGCTGGAGCGCATACGCGCCGATGGCGGCGACGTCACCCCGTGGACCTGCGACGTCACCCGCGACGACGAAGTGGCCGCCATGGTCGAAGCCTGCCGCAAGCAGTACGGCCGGGTGGACATCCTGGTCAACAACGTGGGCGGTTCCGCCAAGGGCGGACCGGTGACGTTGTCCGAGGAAGTCTGGGACGCGCAGATCGCCTTCAACCTGAAGAGCGTGTTCCTGACCTGCAAGCACGTGCTGCCGCTGATGGAAGCGCAGGGCGGGGGGGCCATCGTCAATACGGCGTCGACCTCCGGCATCCGCTGGACCGGATCCGCACAGGTCGGCTACGCCTCGGCCAAGGCCGGCGTGATCCAGTTTTCGCGCGTCGTGGCGGTGGAGTACGCCAAGAAGAACATCCGCGTCAACACCGTCATCCCGGGCCAGATGCATACGCCGATGGTCGAGGTTCGCCTGGCCAAGCAGCGCGCGGGCGGCGATGTGGGCACCCTGCTGCAGCAGCGCCAGTCGCGCATTCCGCTGAACTTCATGGGCGACGGCCGGGATACCGCCAATGCGGCGCTGTTCCTCGCCTCGGAAGAGGCGCGCTTCATCACCGGCGCGGAAATCGTGGTCGACGGCGGCATGAGCGTGCGCTGCGACTAG